A genomic window from Planococcus rifietoensis includes:
- a CDS encoding NCS2 family permease, with product MFQLKEHGTDVRTEITAGMTTFLTMAYIVIVNPVILGAAGVPFDQVFLATIIAAVIGTLWMALLANYPIAIAPGMGLNAYFTSMVLASDGAIDYTTAFAAVFVSGLLFVALSLTSMRKILIEAIPENLKHAITAGIGLFIAFIGMRLSGLIVANEANLVGLGDLTSPPVALTLAGLTITLIFMSLNIHGGIFFGMIATGIIAFFTGQLTFAEGFMKLPSLPEGIIVWNPIEAFLLVAEFGLYGVVFSFLLVTLFDTTGTMIGVAKQAGLMKDNKMPRVRQALLADSVAASAGAMVGTSPTSAYVESSAGVAAGGRTGLTTLTVALLFIAAAFFGPLVGSLSGVAAITAPALIIVGSLMIGAVKHIDWDQFDEAFPAFLIVLAMPLTSSIATGIALGFISYPLMKIFKGKWKAVHPILYIFAVLFTIQILIAPH from the coding sequence ATGTTTCAGTTAAAAGAACACGGAACTGACGTCAGAACCGAGATCACTGCCGGTATGACGACATTTTTGACGATGGCATATATCGTCATCGTCAACCCGGTGATTCTAGGTGCTGCCGGCGTTCCGTTCGACCAGGTTTTTCTTGCCACCATCATTGCCGCAGTTATCGGTACACTTTGGATGGCACTTCTCGCCAATTACCCGATCGCCATCGCGCCGGGCATGGGGCTTAACGCATATTTCACTTCCATGGTGCTCGCTTCTGACGGCGCCATTGATTATACGACTGCTTTTGCCGCAGTCTTCGTTTCGGGATTGCTGTTTGTCGCACTGTCACTAACCTCAATGCGCAAAATCTTGATTGAAGCCATTCCGGAAAACTTGAAACATGCCATCACGGCAGGCATCGGCTTGTTCATCGCTTTTATCGGCATGCGCCTCAGCGGATTGATCGTCGCCAATGAGGCGAATCTCGTGGGGCTTGGTGACCTGACTTCGCCGCCTGTCGCTTTGACGCTCGCAGGGCTCACCATCACGCTTATCTTCATGTCCTTGAACATTCATGGCGGGATTTTCTTCGGCATGATCGCAACGGGCATCATTGCCTTCTTCACCGGCCAACTAACATTTGCAGAAGGCTTTATGAAGTTGCCGTCGCTTCCGGAAGGCATCATCGTTTGGAATCCTATCGAAGCGTTCCTGCTGGTCGCCGAATTCGGGCTCTACGGTGTCGTGTTCTCGTTCCTGCTCGTCACGCTGTTCGACACGACCGGAACGATGATCGGTGTCGCAAAACAAGCAGGGCTCATGAAAGACAATAAAATGCCGCGCGTGCGCCAGGCGCTCCTCGCTGATTCTGTCGCCGCCAGTGCAGGCGCCATGGTCGGCACAAGCCCGACCAGCGCTTATGTCGAATCTTCTGCTGGTGTTGCTGCAGGCGGACGCACAGGGCTCACGACTTTGACCGTCGCGCTCCTGTTCATCGCTGCTGCCTTTTTCGGGCCGCTCGTCGGCTCTCTTTCCGGCGTCGCCGCCATCACCGCTCCCGCGCTCATCATCGTCGGCAGCTTAATGATCGGTGCGGTCAAGCATATCGACTGGGATCAATTCGATGAAGCGTTCCCGGCGTTTCTGATCGTTCTCGCCATGCCGCTCACATCAAGCATCGCAACCGGCATCGCACTCGGATTCATTTCTTACCCGCTGATGAAAATCTTCAAAGGCAAATGGAAAGCAGTCCACCCGATCCTTTATATTTTTGCTGTGCTGTTCACGATCCAGATCCTCATTGCACCGCATTAA
- a CDS encoding aldo/keto reductase, whose translation MNLTIESTKTLHNGVEMPRFGLGVYKMTDKEAAVEAMVKAIQTGYKAIDTATVYDNEAEVGEAVRAGGVKREELFITSKVWNTDQGYDQTLHAFEASLKRLDMDYLDLYLTHWAIPDTFEETYRAIERLYDEKLIRAAGVSNHQQHHLEKILAKDNTKPMVNQIELHPQLTQESLREFCAAQDIAVTSWSPLARGRLLEDPVLSEIGEKHGKSIAQTIIRWHLQNDLIVIPKSVTPSRIVENADVFDFELSEEEIKQISALNQDWRSGTHPDEIKV comes from the coding sequence ATGAATCTGACGATTGAATCAACAAAAACCTTACATAATGGAGTGGAAATGCCGCGTTTCGGTCTTGGCGTCTATAAGATGACCGATAAAGAAGCGGCGGTCGAAGCGATGGTAAAAGCAATCCAAACAGGCTATAAAGCGATCGATACCGCTACGGTGTACGACAATGAAGCAGAGGTCGGGGAAGCGGTCCGTGCAGGCGGCGTGAAGCGTGAAGAGCTGTTCATCACATCGAAAGTGTGGAATACCGACCAGGGCTACGACCAGACCTTGCATGCATTTGAAGCTTCATTGAAACGGCTGGATATGGACTATCTGGATCTGTATTTGACGCATTGGGCAATTCCCGATACATTCGAGGAAACCTACCGTGCAATCGAGCGGCTCTATGATGAAAAATTGATCCGTGCTGCCGGCGTTTCCAACCATCAGCAGCATCATCTGGAGAAGATTTTGGCCAAGGACAACACGAAACCGATGGTCAACCAGATCGAGTTGCATCCGCAATTGACGCAGGAGTCATTGCGCGAATTTTGTGCGGCACAAGACATTGCGGTCACTTCCTGGTCGCCACTTGCGAGAGGGCGTCTGCTCGAAGATCCGGTGCTGTCGGAAATCGGCGAAAAGCACGGGAAATCCATCGCGCAGACGATCATTCGCTGGCATCTCCAGAATGACTTGATCGTTATCCCGAAATCGGTGACGCCGTCGCGCATCGTTGAAAATGCCGATGTTTTTGATTTTGAATTAAGTGAAGAAGAAATCAAACAGATTTCAGCGCTTAATCAGGATTGGCGCAGCGGAACCCATCCGGACGAAATCAAAGTTTAA
- a CDS encoding RluA family pseudouridine synthase: MNWTYQIPEQGMTVTDLLKNEWGLGKKTVHELRMAKGVRLADGTEPRWQEPLDKGTQLTVTIPQAESPYRSNPSIEPEILFEDEHFIIANKPKGLATHPNDNHQDDTFINGLIAYVQQSGGSYIEHIHRLDQGTSGVLLLAKHPIAKNVMDRMVEQKLVQREYEALVKGLVRGQSGTLDFPLGRDRHHATRRRVSPNGQSAVTHYQVINRADGRSLLHLTLETGRTHQIRAHLSHVKHPIIGDELYGGPPTEDGEYFLHAFRIAFKHPFTGQQIDIEAKQ; encoded by the coding sequence ATGAATTGGACTTACCAAATCCCGGAACAAGGCATGACCGTTACGGACTTATTGAAAAACGAATGGGGACTCGGAAAAAAGACCGTGCACGAACTGCGCATGGCAAAAGGCGTCCGCCTAGCCGATGGCACAGAACCACGCTGGCAGGAACCGCTCGACAAAGGGACGCAATTGACTGTTACTATCCCCCAAGCAGAATCGCCATACCGCTCGAACCCGTCGATCGAACCTGAGATTTTATTTGAAGACGAGCACTTCATCATCGCCAATAAACCGAAAGGGCTCGCAACCCACCCGAACGATAACCACCAGGATGATACATTCATCAACGGCTTGATCGCTTACGTCCAGCAATCCGGCGGTTCGTATATCGAACATATCCACCGGCTGGACCAAGGTACTTCCGGCGTGTTGCTATTGGCTAAACACCCGATCGCCAAAAACGTCATGGACCGGATGGTTGAACAAAAGCTTGTGCAGCGTGAATACGAAGCACTCGTTAAAGGCCTCGTCCGCGGGCAATCCGGGACGCTCGACTTCCCGCTTGGCCGCGACCGCCATCACGCTACGCGCCGCCGCGTATCACCGAACGGGCAAAGCGCCGTCACCCATTACCAAGTCATCAACCGCGCAGATGGCCGCTCGCTGCTTCACTTAACTTTGGAGACTGGGCGCACGCATCAAATCCGCGCCCATCTGTCCCACGTCAAGCACCCGATCATCGGCGATGAATTGTACGGAGGGCCGCCGACTGAAGACGGCGAATACTTCCTGCATGCTTTCCGAATCGCGTTTAAACACCCGTTCACTGGACAGCAAATCGATATCGAAGCAAAACAATAA
- a CDS encoding thioredoxin family protein has protein sequence MKKLLIIAGVVLAIFALIVFLTNQSQDEKLADNPYGTDDLNPATIDQLDDENYQNIALPEDVNEQIQSGEPTTVYFFSPTCQFCQQTTPILMPVADDMEVDVLQYNLLEFEQGWSDYALEATPTLVHYEDGQEVARWTGAQPKENIEQFFQEVVKK, from the coding sequence ATGAAAAAATTGCTGATTATCGCCGGCGTCGTGCTTGCCATCTTTGCGTTGATCGTCTTCTTGACCAATCAATCGCAAGACGAGAAACTGGCGGACAACCCATACGGCACGGATGATCTGAATCCGGCCACCATCGATCAGCTCGATGATGAAAACTACCAGAACATCGCATTGCCGGAAGACGTAAATGAACAGATCCAAAGCGGAGAGCCGACGACTGTTTATTTCTTTAGCCCGACTTGCCAATTCTGCCAACAGACTACACCGATCTTGATGCCTGTCGCAGATGATATGGAAGTCGATGTGCTTCAATACAACCTGCTCGAATTTGAGCAAGGCTGGTCTGATTATGCACTCGAAGCGACACCGACACTGGTCCATTACGAAGACGGTCAGGAAGTTGCCCGCTGGACAGGCGCACAGCCGAAAGAGAATATCGAACAATTTTTCCAGGAAGTCGTGAAAAAATAA
- a CDS encoding disulfide oxidoreductase yields the protein MTKRQENSLLFMWAVSLVATLGSLYFSQVRGYIPCELCWVQRIFMYPLVFVLGVAYVQKNPRIAMTSLVLSVIGGSVSLYHYGIQKLRFLSDSAPSCGQVPCTGEYINYLGFITIPFLALIAFALIAGTSVYLWKSLKEEQ from the coding sequence ATGACGAAGCGTCAAGAAAACAGTTTGCTGTTCATGTGGGCGGTGTCCCTAGTTGCGACACTTGGCTCGCTGTATTTTTCCCAAGTGCGCGGGTACATTCCGTGTGAGCTGTGCTGGGTGCAGCGCATCTTCATGTATCCCCTCGTCTTTGTGCTAGGTGTTGCCTATGTGCAGAAAAATCCGCGCATCGCCATGACTTCACTCGTGCTGTCTGTCATTGGCGGCTCGGTTTCGCTGTATCATTACGGCATCCAAAAACTCAGGTTCTTGTCGGATTCCGCACCGTCATGCGGGCAAGTCCCATGCACAGGGGAATATATCAATTACCTCGGATTCATCACCATCCCGTTTCTCGCACTCATCGCATTCGCTTTGATTGCCGGAACGAGTGTTTATCTGTGGAAATCATTGAAGGAGGAACAATAA